Proteins encoded in a region of the Paenibacillus sp. W2I17 genome:
- the argJ gene encoding bifunctional glutamate N-acetyltransferase/amino-acid acetyltransferase ArgJ, whose protein sequence is MGTNVEQQTFTVVENGTIVTPGGFTAGGLHCGLKKTSRNDIGAIRCDIPATAAAVYTTNVFQAAPLKVTRESLSNGRLQAVIVNSGNANACTGQQGEEDAYAMRSAAARELGVAEEDVAVASTGVIGELLKMDAVHSGITGLPAHMGKESNEAEQFSQAILTTDLVKKEACVSVMVNGKTVTIAGAAKGSGMIHPNMATMLAFMTSDAVIGAEALQRLLRQATNHTFNMITVDGDTSTNDMLVAMSSGYAGNEELTTEHPDWDAFAAGFTYVCQVLAKAIARDGEGATKLVEVEVTGAVSDESAQAIAKTVIGSSLVKSAMFGADANWGRIIAAVGRAGQPVNPDTVDIRLGEISVLAQSRPVVFDEEVALAYLQTDTVRIVVDLHHGEGTATAWGCDLTYDYVRINAAYRT, encoded by the coding sequence ATGGGAACGAATGTGGAGCAACAGACTTTTACCGTGGTAGAGAACGGAACAATTGTAACCCCTGGGGGATTCACTGCTGGTGGACTTCACTGCGGATTGAAAAAGACATCTCGCAATGACATCGGAGCGATCCGATGTGATATACCAGCTACAGCTGCTGCTGTATACACAACGAACGTGTTTCAAGCCGCACCACTCAAAGTAACGCGCGAAAGCTTGAGCAATGGACGCCTTCAGGCTGTTATCGTTAACAGTGGTAATGCCAATGCATGTACAGGGCAACAAGGGGAAGAAGATGCTTATGCGATGCGTTCGGCTGCTGCGCGTGAGTTGGGTGTGGCTGAAGAGGACGTTGCTGTGGCTTCCACAGGTGTCATTGGTGAATTGCTCAAAATGGATGCTGTACATTCAGGCATTACCGGACTTCCGGCGCATATGGGCAAGGAGTCGAATGAGGCGGAGCAATTTTCACAAGCGATTCTGACAACGGATTTGGTGAAAAAGGAAGCCTGCGTCTCCGTTATGGTAAACGGCAAGACGGTAACAATTGCAGGTGCCGCTAAAGGCTCGGGTATGATTCATCCGAATATGGCGACAATGCTCGCTTTCATGACCTCTGACGCGGTCATTGGTGCAGAAGCGTTGCAGCGCCTGCTGCGCCAGGCAACGAATCATACATTCAACATGATTACAGTCGATGGGGATACAAGTACAAACGACATGCTGGTAGCTATGTCCAGTGGATATGCAGGCAATGAAGAGCTGACCACAGAGCATCCGGATTGGGACGCTTTTGCAGCCGGCTTCACCTATGTATGCCAAGTGTTGGCCAAAGCCATTGCTCGCGATGGTGAAGGAGCAACCAAACTGGTCGAGGTAGAAGTTACAGGAGCAGTAAGTGATGAGTCCGCGCAAGCAATCGCGAAAACTGTCATCGGGTCCAGTCTGGTGAAATCCGCCATGTTTGGCGCTGACGCCAACTGGGGACGGATTATTGCAGCCGTAGGGCGTGCAGGACAACCGGTGAACCCGGATACCGTGGATATCCGTTTGGGTGAGATCTCCGTACTCGCGCAGTCCCGCCCAGTCGTGTTTGACGAAGAAGTGGCACTGGCGTATTTGCAGACTGATACAGTTCGCATCGTGGTGGATTTGCACCACGGCGAAGGAACGGCAACAGCCTGGGGCTGTGACCTGACGTATGACTACGTCCGAATTAACGCCGCATACCGCACTTAA
- the cls gene encoding cardiolipin synthase, with translation MHIESILLIVLLGLNIIFAAAVVFFERKDASASWAWLLVLNFIPVFGFVLYLLTGQNLTRYRLFQWKERKKLGLEERIEAQLTQLHDNRAPFRNQATESSQDMIYMNLKQNGALLTEDNAVEIITDGTDKFQRLLDDIEAAQDHVHVQYYIYRGDRLGKRIRDALIRKAREGIKVRLLYDALGSRRVSKRFFKELREAGGLVEVFFPSKFSLINLRMNYRNHRKIVIIDGNLGYTGGFNVGDEYLGLNSKFGYWRDTHLRIQGNAVHALQTRFLLDWNEASKQHDTPYVPAHFPHIEGTGKIAMQIVSSGPDAETEHIKNSYLKMINGAKQSILIQTPYFIPDASVFEAIRLACLSGIDVRIMIPNKPDHAFVYWATLSYIGELLKVGAKVFIYDNGFIHAKTLIIDSLVASVGTANIDYRSFRLNFEVNAFMYDEAIATALVQTFEHDLHVSREMTLDEYQKRSLIIRFKEAISRLLSPIL, from the coding sequence GTGCATATCGAATCCATTTTACTTATTGTACTCCTGGGCCTGAATATTATTTTTGCGGCAGCAGTCGTTTTCTTCGAACGGAAGGATGCCAGCGCTTCCTGGGCTTGGCTGCTCGTCTTGAACTTTATTCCGGTGTTTGGGTTTGTACTTTATCTTTTAACCGGTCAGAATCTGACCCGATACCGGCTTTTCCAGTGGAAGGAACGTAAGAAGCTCGGGCTAGAGGAACGTATTGAAGCCCAGCTCACACAGTTGCACGATAACCGCGCCCCTTTCCGCAACCAAGCAACCGAGAGTAGCCAGGACATGATTTATATGAACCTGAAGCAGAACGGTGCTCTGTTAACGGAGGATAATGCGGTTGAGATCATTACGGACGGAACAGACAAGTTCCAGCGGCTCTTGGATGACATCGAAGCGGCTCAGGATCACGTACACGTACAATACTACATCTATAGAGGCGACCGTCTGGGCAAAAGAATCCGGGATGCACTCATCCGCAAAGCGCGGGAAGGCATCAAAGTTCGTTTACTGTATGACGCGCTCGGATCACGGCGGGTATCAAAACGTTTTTTCAAAGAATTGCGCGAAGCAGGCGGTTTGGTTGAAGTCTTTTTCCCCTCCAAATTCAGTCTGATCAACTTGCGTATGAACTACCGGAACCACCGTAAAATTGTCATCATTGATGGTAACCTCGGGTACACGGGCGGATTTAACGTCGGAGATGAGTATCTTGGCTTAAACTCGAAATTTGGTTACTGGCGCGACACACATCTGCGTATTCAGGGGAATGCCGTTCATGCGCTGCAGACCCGTTTCCTTCTGGATTGGAATGAAGCGTCCAAACAACACGACACACCTTACGTTCCGGCGCATTTCCCTCATATCGAGGGCACTGGAAAGATTGCCATGCAGATTGTCTCCAGTGGACCGGATGCAGAGACTGAACATATCAAGAACAGTTATCTCAAGATGATTAATGGTGCCAAACAATCGATTCTGATTCAAACGCCTTATTTTATCCCGGATGCCAGTGTATTCGAAGCTATTCGTCTCGCGTGTCTGTCCGGCATAGATGTTCGTATCATGATTCCAAATAAACCCGATCATGCCTTTGTATATTGGGCTACGCTATCTTATATTGGTGAGTTGTTGAAGGTGGGCGCCAAAGTATTTATATATGATAATGGCTTCATTCATGCCAAAACACTTATCATTGACAGTTTGGTTGCATCCGTGGGAACCGCCAATATTGACTACCGCAGTTTCCGGTTAAACTTTGAGGTTAATGCTTTTATGTATGATGAAGCGATTGCGACAGCACTTGTACAAACCTTTGAGCACGACCTGCATGTATCGCGGGAAATGACGCTTGATGAATACCAAAAACGTAGTCTGATTATCCGCTTCAAAGAAGCGATTTCCCGTCTGTTGTCTCCGATTCTGTAG
- the prfB gene encoding peptide chain release factor 2 (programmed frameshift) has product MIDPNVKHDLREIGKKLTNLRGSLDLDLKQEMIGNFEVKMSAPDFWDDSDKAQSVIAELNAVKGSVDQYTKLQQDYDDAVMMIELADEEGDEDLASEIGNSITAIVNKVAEFELQLLLNQPYDKMNAILELHPGAGGTESQDWGQMLLRMYTRWSEKRGFKVEVLDYLPGDEAGIKSVTLSIKGHNAYGYLKAEKGVHRLVRISPFDSSGRRHTSFVSCDVVPEIDDTIELDIRTEDLKIDTYRASGAGGQHINTTDSAVRITHLPTGVVVTCQNERSQIKNRERAMTMLRSKLYERKIEEQKQQLDEIRGDQSDISWGSQIRSYVFHPYSMVKDHRTSVETGNTGAVMDGDLDAFIDGYLRSQIKVETD; this is encoded by the exons ATGATCGATCCAAATGTGAAGCATGACCTGCGTGAAATAGGCAAGAAACTAACAAACCTTAGGGGGTCTCTT GACTTAGATCTGAAGCAAGAGATGATCGGCAACTTCGAAGTGAAGATGTCTGCCCCGGATTTCTGGGATGACAGTGACAAGGCACAATCCGTAATCGCTGAGTTAAACGCGGTAAAGGGATCTGTAGATCAATACACCAAACTTCAACAAGATTATGATGATGCGGTGATGATGATTGAGCTGGCGGACGAAGAAGGCGACGAAGACCTCGCATCCGAGATTGGTAACAGTATTACAGCGATCGTGAACAAAGTCGCAGAGTTCGAACTTCAGCTTCTGCTGAATCAACCATATGACAAGATGAATGCGATTCTGGAGCTTCACCCGGGTGCGGGTGGTACCGAGTCCCAAGATTGGGGACAGATGCTGCTCCGGATGTACACACGTTGGTCCGAGAAGCGTGGCTTCAAGGTTGAGGTATTGGATTATCTGCCAGGTGATGAGGCTGGGATCAAGAGTGTTACGTTGTCGATTAAGGGACATAACGCTTATGGATATCTGAAAGCCGAGAAGGGTGTACACCGACTGGTGCGGATCTCTCCTTTTGACTCATCGGGCCGTAGACATACGTCCTTCGTATCCTGTGATGTGGTACCGGAGATTGATGATACGATTGAATTGGACATTCGCACAGAGGATCTCAAGATCGATACGTACCGGGCAAGTGGCGCGGGTGGACAACATATTAATACCACCGACTCTGCCGTACGGATTACTCACCTTCCGACAGGTGTAGTTGTAACGTGTCAGAATGAGCGTTCACAGATCAAGAACCGTGAGCGAGCGATGACGATGCTCCGTTCGAAATTGTATGAGCGTAAAATTGAAGAGCAAAAACAACAGCTGGATGAAATCCGAGGAGATCAATCGGATATTTCATGGGGTAGCCAGATTCGCTCCTATGTGTTCCATCCCTATAGTATGGTAAAGGATCACCGTACAAGCGTAGAGACTGGAAATACAGGAGCAGTAATGGACGGCGACCTCGATGCATTCATCGATGGTTATTTGCGTAGCCAGATTAAAGTAGAAACCGATTAA
- the argC gene encoding N-acetyl-gamma-glutamyl-phosphate reductase, translating into MNNKLKVAIVGSTGYGGVELIRFFQNHPLVEITSVISSSSSGESIADGFPHLTDVIHRPLDGVDPAEIASRADLVFTATPSGVSAKLVPSLLAAGLKVIDLSGDFRLKDGTVYEEWYKHPAPSADLLEQAVYGMAEVYGEEVKGQNFISNPGCYPTATLLGLIPAVEAGWIDPSTIIIDAKSGVSGAGRGTSLTNHYAEMNENFKAYKLNKHQHIPEIEQVLGSITGTPVTVTFTTHLVPMTRGIMSTMYASLVGGHSDREIVDLYRKYYENRPFVRVREPGIWPSTKEVYGSNYCDIGFAVDPRTGRLTIISVIDNLVKGASGQAIQNMNLMMGWEENLGLNMTPVYP; encoded by the coding sequence GTGAATAATAAATTAAAAGTAGCAATCGTCGGTTCCACCGGCTACGGCGGGGTGGAGCTGATTCGTTTTTTCCAGAACCATCCGCTGGTTGAAATCACATCGGTGATCTCATCATCGAGCAGTGGTGAGTCCATCGCAGATGGATTTCCGCATTTGACGGACGTGATTCACAGGCCACTCGACGGTGTAGATCCGGCTGAAATTGCGAGTCGTGCGGATCTGGTATTCACAGCGACCCCGTCCGGCGTAAGTGCCAAGCTCGTACCAAGTCTTCTGGCAGCAGGGCTTAAGGTGATTGACCTTTCTGGCGATTTCAGACTCAAGGATGGAACAGTGTACGAAGAGTGGTACAAACATCCGGCGCCTTCAGCTGATTTGCTGGAACAAGCGGTATACGGCATGGCTGAGGTGTATGGTGAAGAAGTGAAGGGACAGAATTTTATTTCAAACCCGGGCTGTTATCCAACGGCTACACTTCTTGGACTGATCCCTGCTGTAGAGGCAGGCTGGATTGATCCTTCTACTATTATAATTGATGCCAAATCAGGCGTATCTGGAGCAGGACGCGGAACAAGTCTGACAAACCATTATGCAGAGATGAATGAGAATTTCAAAGCCTATAAACTGAATAAACATCAACATATTCCCGAGATCGAACAAGTGCTTGGCAGTATAACGGGAACGCCTGTTACGGTTACCTTCACAACACATCTGGTGCCAATGACACGTGGAATCATGAGTACGATGTATGCCAGCCTCGTGGGGGGACACAGCGACCGGGAGATCGTAGATTTGTACCGTAAATATTATGAGAACAGACCTTTTGTACGTGTACGTGAACCGGGCATCTGGCCTTCTACCAAGGAAGTGTACGGATCCAACTATTGTGATATCGGATTTGCGGTGGATCCTCGCACAGGTCGTTTAACGATTATTTCGGTCATCGACAACCTGGTGAAGGGTGCTTCCGGGCAAGCGATTCAAAATATGAACCTGATGATGGGATGGGAGGAGAACCTCGGGCTGAACATGACACCGGTATATCCATAA
- the argB gene encoding acetylglutamate kinase, which translates to MNSTMPNESTATEASTEKQMFVMKCGGSTLAALPESFFADLRDLQSQGTQPVIVHGGGPAISDNLAKLGIETEFVNGLRKTTEPVLDVVEMVLAGSINKQIVRLIQRVGGRALGLSGVDGGLIQAKPVSNHAEIGWVGDVTGVNAEIIQGIVNMGYMPVIAPVGVDATGQRYNINADTAAGAVASHLGVSRMIVVTDVPGIMKNVGGEKKVLPSVSVQEIEDMIQTGEIYGGMIPKVRAAIACIHGQVREVVIVDGSEPQILSRVLSGEIIGTRIIRMQ; encoded by the coding sequence ATGAACTCAACAATGCCAAACGAGAGTACCGCAACGGAAGCGAGCACAGAGAAACAGATGTTTGTCATGAAATGTGGAGGCAGCACGCTGGCAGCATTGCCCGAGTCTTTCTTTGCGGATCTGCGTGATTTGCAATCTCAGGGCACGCAACCGGTAATCGTGCATGGTGGAGGTCCTGCGATCTCAGATAACCTGGCGAAGCTTGGTATCGAAACCGAATTCGTTAATGGCCTGCGCAAAACGACTGAACCTGTGCTGGACGTAGTGGAGATGGTGCTCGCTGGAAGTATCAACAAGCAGATCGTACGTCTGATTCAACGTGTGGGCGGTCGTGCACTAGGCTTGTCCGGCGTTGATGGAGGTCTGATTCAGGCGAAGCCCGTATCGAACCACGCAGAGATCGGTTGGGTAGGCGATGTCACTGGTGTGAACGCAGAGATTATCCAAGGCATCGTGAACATGGGATACATGCCGGTTATCGCACCAGTTGGCGTAGATGCAACTGGACAACGCTACAACATTAACGCAGATACAGCTGCGGGTGCAGTGGCGTCTCATCTCGGCGTAAGTCGGATGATTGTCGTGACTGACGTTCCTGGCATCATGAAGAACGTAGGCGGCGAGAAAAAAGTACTGCCATCCGTATCTGTACAAGAGATTGAGGACATGATCCAGACCGGAGAAATCTATGGCGGCATGATTCCCAAAGTGCGTGCAGCAATTGCATGTATTCATGGTCAAGTACGTGAGGTCGTCATCGTAGACGGCAGCGAACCTCAGATCCTGAGCCGTGTGCTCAGCGGAGAAATCATCGGGACAAGAATCATCCGTATGCAATAA
- a CDS encoding YitT family protein, producing MQQRSQLHNNRKKRITSLIPLNGPWRNVVDTVSIIVGSFLIAVAFNLFLLPNQIASGGVSGLSILGKEWLNLEPAYTQWAINIPLLIAGFLLIGKQYGVRSVLGSIVLPLLVYLTKDWAIPTTNPLLGSLYGGIGVGLGIGIVYRGRGSTGGMSILARIVQKYSGLSYSLCVVIMDATVIIMAAFVLSLEQSLYALIGLYVTGKVIDAVEMGLGFSKVAYIISNQTEAISKVILDDLDRGLTKLEAKGGYTDDQRTVLMVVVGQNEVPRLKALIRSVDPGAFVIISNAHEVLGEGFKRGEHV from the coding sequence ATGCAACAACGATCACAACTTCACAATAATCGCAAAAAGAGGATAACTAGCCTCATTCCACTCAATGGTCCATGGAGGAACGTGGTGGATACGGTATCCATCATTGTAGGTTCGTTTTTAATCGCAGTGGCCTTTAATTTATTTTTATTACCGAATCAGATCGCTTCGGGTGGGGTGTCAGGCTTATCAATTCTGGGCAAGGAGTGGCTCAATCTGGAGCCGGCATACACCCAATGGGCAATTAACATTCCACTTCTGATTGCGGGTTTCCTGCTCATTGGCAAGCAGTATGGTGTTCGCTCAGTACTGGGAAGTATTGTCCTGCCACTGTTAGTCTATCTTACGAAGGATTGGGCGATTCCAACAACGAATCCACTCCTTGGTTCACTGTATGGTGGAATTGGCGTTGGCCTGGGGATCGGAATTGTATACCGGGGTAGAGGATCAACAGGCGGCATGAGCATTCTTGCCAGAATCGTGCAGAAGTACAGTGGACTCAGTTACTCTCTCTGTGTTGTGATTATGGATGCCACGGTTATTATTATGGCTGCTTTTGTATTGTCATTGGAACAGTCTCTCTATGCGTTGATTGGGTTGTATGTTACCGGTAAAGTGATCGATGCCGTCGAGATGGGGTTGGGCTTCTCCAAGGTAGCATATATTATCTCCAACCAGACGGAAGCGATTAGCAAAGTGATTCTGGATGACTTGGATCGCGGATTAACGAAGCTGGAAGCCAAAGGTGGTTACACTGACGATCAACGTACAGTACTAATGGTAGTGGTTGGGCAAAATGAGGTGCCAAGACTCAAAGCGTTGATCCGGTCTGTGGACCCGGGGGCTTTTGTCATTATCAGTAACGCGCATGAAGTGCTCGGCGAAGGTTTTAAGCGGGGAGAACATGTGTGA